From the genome of Scytonema hofmannii PCC 7110, one region includes:
- the glyA gene encoding serine hydroxymethyltransferase, translated as MTLTNSDFLTSSDPAIAELINEELQRQRDHLELIASENFTSAAVLAAQGSVLTNKYAEGLPGKRYYGGCEFVDKIEQLAIDRAKQLFGAASANVQPHSGAQANFAVFLTLLEPGDKFMGMDLSHGGHLTHGSPVNVSGKWFQAYHYGVNKETEQLDFDQIRELALRERPKLLICGYSAYPRIIDFENFRSIADEVGAYLLADIAHIAGLVATGHHPNPIPYCDVVTTTTHKTLRGPRGGLILTRDPELGKKLDKSVFPGTQGGPLEHVIAGKAVAFGEALKPEFTTYSAQTIENARALANQLQKRGLKLVSNGTDNHLMLVDLRSVGLTGKQADKLVSEVNITANKNTVPFDPESPFVTSGLRLGSPAMTTRGLGVEEFTEIGDIIAERLLNPDSKSVAEDCRRRVKALCDRFPLYPHLQIPVPALA; from the coding sequence GTGACTCTCACTAATTCAGATTTTCTTACATCCTCTGACCCCGCGATCGCGGAGTTAATCAACGAAGAACTACAGCGCCAAAGGGATCACTTAGAGCTCATAGCCAGTGAAAACTTTACTTCGGCTGCTGTACTGGCGGCTCAAGGTTCTGTTTTAACAAACAAGTATGCCGAAGGGCTACCCGGTAAACGTTATTACGGTGGATGTGAATTCGTAGACAAAATCGAGCAACTGGCTATAGATCGTGCCAAACAATTGTTTGGTGCAGCGAGTGCTAACGTACAACCCCATTCGGGAGCACAGGCAAATTTTGCAGTGTTTTTGACTCTGCTAGAACCAGGGGATAAATTCATGGGCATGGATTTGTCTCATGGAGGACACCTAACCCATGGTTCACCTGTGAATGTTTCTGGTAAGTGGTTTCAAGCATACCACTACGGTGTTAATAAAGAAACAGAACAACTAGACTTCGATCAAATTCGAGAGCTGGCGCTTAGGGAGCGTCCAAAGCTTTTGATTTGCGGTTACTCTGCATACCCTCGTATCATTGATTTTGAAAATTTCCGTAGTATTGCAGATGAAGTGGGAGCATATTTACTAGCAGATATTGCCCATATTGCTGGTTTAGTGGCTACCGGTCATCATCCCAATCCGATTCCTTATTGTGATGTTGTAACAACAACGACTCACAAAACTCTACGTGGTCCTCGTGGTGGTCTCATCCTGACTCGCGATCCAGAATTAGGTAAGAAGTTGGATAAATCGGTATTCCCCGGTACACAAGGCGGTCCGCTGGAACACGTAATTGCTGGGAAAGCGGTGGCTTTTGGAGAAGCTTTAAAGCCAGAGTTTACAACATACTCTGCCCAAACGATCGAGAATGCTCGTGCCTTAGCAAATCAACTGCAAAAGCGGGGGTTAAAGTTAGTATCAAATGGGACTGACAACCACTTGATGTTAGTCGATTTACGATCTGTTGGTTTGACTGGTAAACAAGCAGATAAATTGGTTAGTGAAGTCAATATAACTGCCAATAAGAACACAGTGCCTTTTGACCCAGAGTCACCATTTGTAACCAGTGGTTTGCGATTGGGTTCTCCTGCAATGACAACGCGAGGTCTGGGAGTTGAAGAATTTACAGAGATTGGCGATATTATTGCCGAACGCTTGTTAAATCCAGATTCCAAGTCAGTTGCAGAAGATTGTCGGCGACGTGTCAAAGCATTGTGCGATCGCTTTCCCTTGTATCCGCACCTACAAATTCCCGTACCAGCTTTAGCTTAG
- a CDS encoding glycosyltransferase family 4 protein, translating into MRVQIYHLIAFLVAAVVVLWTTPDVRNMGIKSGRVDRPNDRKVHQRPMVRLGGVSIFAGTIISLLIVWLLGGFGNLPTDKEWQIWGVILGGVGFFIIGLADDLLNLSPITRLLMQMVVAAGAWKAGVSIDFLSIPTGGVIQLGWLSLPITLLWLVGMVNAINWIDGLDGLAAGVSGIAALVILVVALFMQQTAAAIIAAAIAGTTLGFLRYNFNPAQIFMGDGGAYFIGFTLAAVSVVGLVKTAATAVLLPFLILAVPIVDMSAVILARLRRGKSPFTADKSHLHHRLLRAGLSHRLTVLFIYSLTLWVGSLALALAGIPSGIVYTCGTTSLLIYATWKVWRISRQT; encoded by the coding sequence ATGCGAGTTCAGATTTATCATCTGATTGCGTTCCTTGTTGCTGCTGTAGTCGTTCTCTGGACTACACCTGATGTTAGAAACATGGGCATCAAAAGCGGACGTGTGGATAGACCTAATGACCGAAAAGTTCATCAGCGCCCAATGGTACGACTAGGAGGAGTTTCTATCTTCGCAGGTACGATCATCTCCCTGTTAATTGTCTGGCTTTTAGGTGGATTTGGAAATCTACCAACTGATAAAGAATGGCAAATTTGGGGAGTGATTTTAGGCGGTGTGGGCTTTTTTATCATTGGCTTAGCAGACGATTTATTAAATCTGTCGCCCATAACACGGCTGTTAATGCAAATGGTTGTTGCGGCTGGTGCATGGAAAGCAGGTGTGAGCATAGATTTTTTGAGCATTCCTACAGGTGGAGTGATTCAACTAGGTTGGTTGAGTTTACCCATCACACTCCTATGGTTGGTAGGAATGGTAAATGCAATTAACTGGATTGATGGTTTAGATGGATTAGCTGCAGGCGTATCGGGAATAGCGGCTTTGGTAATTCTTGTTGTTGCCTTATTTATGCAGCAAACAGCCGCCGCCATTATAGCAGCCGCGATCGCTGGTACAACACTGGGATTTCTTCGTTATAACTTTAACCCCGCACAAATCTTTATGGGAGATGGCGGAGCTTATTTTATAGGATTCACCCTAGCAGCAGTGAGTGTAGTTGGTCTAGTGAAAACTGCTGCTACTGCGGTATTACTGCCTTTCTTGATTCTAGCTGTACCAATTGTGGATATGTCAGCAGTGATTTTGGCACGACTTCGCCGTGGTAAATCACCTTTTACCGCCGATAAGAGTCATTTACACCATCGATTGCTGCGGGCTGGGTTATCCCACAGATTGACTGTTTTATTCATTTACTCTTTGACCCTGTGGGTTGGAAGTTTAGCATTGGCTCTTGCTGGTATCCCCAGTGGTATTGTTTACACTTGTGGTACTACCTCGTTGCTCATTTATGCGACTTGGAAAGTATGGAGAATTTCACGACAAACTTAG
- a CDS encoding competence/damage-inducible protein A produces the protein MSAEIICVGTELLLGDIINSNAQYLAQQLAKLGISHYYQTVVGDNSERLKQVIEIAIQRAQILILTGGLGPTPDDLTCETIAAFFNSPLAECPEVIEEIARKYAQRGRVMTAGHRKQALIPQGAEILPNTTGTAPGIIWQPRMGLTILTFPGVPSEMQRMWEETAVPYLKSQGWGQEIIYSRMLRFWGTSESALAEKVAAYLNLPNPTVAPYAGKGEVKLRVSAKAATDVQAREVIAPVEQQIKDIAGLDYYGADNDTLSSVVGELLRSAGQTLSVAESCTGGGLGQMLTEISGSSEYFWGGVISYDNSVKERTLGVKSEDLAQFGAVSSIVAEQMAVGVRSHLGTTWGLSITGIAGPTGGTETKPVGLVYIGLAGPNQEVESFEYRFGAMRGRALIRHLSACTALDNLRRKLLLPSPHQR, from the coding sequence ATGAGTGCAGAAATTATTTGTGTTGGAACAGAACTGCTGTTAGGAGATATTATTAACAGCAATGCCCAATATTTGGCACAGCAGTTAGCTAAACTAGGTATATCCCACTACTATCAAACAGTTGTAGGAGATAACTCAGAGAGGTTAAAGCAGGTTATAGAAATTGCTATTCAAAGAGCACAAATTCTTATTTTGACGGGAGGGTTGGGTCCTACGCCTGATGATTTAACCTGCGAAACCATTGCCGCTTTTTTTAACTCTCCTTTAGCGGAATGTCCGGAGGTGATTGAAGAGATTGCTCGGAAATACGCTCAACGCGGGCGGGTAATGACTGCTGGTCATCGCAAGCAAGCTTTGATACCTCAAGGGGCAGAGATTTTACCTAATACTACGGGGACAGCACCTGGTATTATCTGGCAACCCCGCATGGGGTTAACTATATTGACTTTTCCCGGTGTACCCAGTGAAATGCAACGGATGTGGGAAGAGACTGCTGTACCTTACCTTAAGAGTCAGGGTTGGGGTCAAGAAATTATTTACAGTCGAATGTTAAGGTTTTGGGGTACTTCGGAATCAGCCCTGGCAGAAAAAGTTGCGGCTTATCTCAATTTACCAAACCCAACAGTCGCTCCTTATGCTGGTAAGGGGGAGGTGAAGTTAAGGGTTTCTGCTAAGGCTGCAACGGATGTCCAAGCGCGAGAAGTTATTGCGCCTGTTGAGCAACAAATTAAGGACATTGCGGGGTTGGATTATTACGGTGCTGATAATGATACCCTATCTTCAGTTGTGGGAGAGTTATTGCGTAGTGCAGGGCAAACCCTCTCCGTTGCTGAATCGTGTACTGGTGGTGGGTTAGGACAGATGTTGACGGAGATTTCTGGCAGCTCTGAGTACTTTTGGGGTGGAGTAATTTCTTACGATAACTCTGTTAAAGAGAGAACTTTAGGCGTAAAGTCGGAAGATTTGGCACAATTTGGGGCGGTCAGTTCTATTGTAGCTGAGCAAATGGCAGTGGGAGTGCGATCGCACCTTGGAACGACTTGGGGATTGAGTATTACAGGCATTGCGGGACCAACAGGCGGGACAGAAACCAAGCCTGTTGGTTTAGTCTATATCGGACTAGCGGGACCCAACCAGGAAGTAGAAAGTTTTGAGTATCGTTTTGGTGCAATGCGAGGTCGAGCTTTAATCCGTCATCTTAGTGCGTGTACTGCATTGGATAATTTACGGCGCAAATTGTTGCTCCCCTCACCTCACCAAAGATGA
- a CDS encoding DUF6972 family protein: MQRLLEKEGSAHVFNDEATMFMITQAIIERGEFTNLRVANSKVVRPHLKVKQLTRRRKYQT, translated from the coding sequence ATGCAACGACTACTTGAGAAAGAAGGAAGCGCTCATGTATTTAATGATGAAGCCACAATGTTTATGATTACTCAAGCAATTATAGAAAGAGGAGAGTTTACAAATTTGCGCGTCGCAAACTCCAAAGTAGTACGCCCCCACTTAAAAGTAAAACAATTAACCAGGCGAAGAAAGTATCAAACATAA
- a CDS encoding FHA domain-containing serine/threonine-protein kinase: MLGEILDRRYQIKQVLSAGGFGQTYLADDTKLPGNPQCVVKQLKPTSSDPNTLQIARRLFASEAQVLQQLGNHDQIPRLLAYFEENQEFFLVQEFIDGQSLSTELSSGNYFSESDVINLLQGILEPLAFVHQRQIIHRDIKPANLMRRRQDGKIVLIDFGAVKEITVTQVNLQGYTTPTVAIGTAGYMPSEQTKGSPRLNSDVYAVGMIGIQALTGIMPHKLTEDPVTGEISWRHHAQVNPILADILDKMVRYDFRQRYQSAEEALQALQYQQNFSQDVSPTLIPTRTTGLHELTLEWFEDGQRRTQTILENQSTKHSDVFRIGRDPAMCDLVLSEPTVSRLHVEIFFKTHHRCFYLRPMNQNNPPAIDGQFLITGEALLHQGTILRLGQMEFRISAISLNQYPAGYVPNQPSSPNVTPQQPLPSTRRPPASNPQPPSVPAQYRQEIPAEPPQVQPSYSPSMQSVRPHIGRKFWLKWLSINLVGFVLSVPVGIFIFKLFFNSLLTRIAFGFMLGLSQWVALKGVVNKAWLWALLTGGAITLFSRVLLTNSVMFDTFFAWLIVLLLSGGVLLWSLRRANL; the protein is encoded by the coding sequence ATGTTGGGGGAAATATTAGATAGGCGTTATCAAATTAAGCAAGTTTTAAGTGCTGGAGGTTTTGGTCAAACTTACCTTGCAGATGATACTAAACTGCCAGGAAATCCTCAATGTGTTGTCAAGCAATTAAAACCCACATCTAGTGACCCCAACACTTTGCAAATAGCAAGACGCTTGTTTGCTTCAGAAGCACAAGTGTTACAGCAACTGGGTAATCACGATCAAATTCCCAGGCTTCTAGCTTATTTTGAGGAAAATCAAGAATTCTTTCTGGTTCAGGAGTTTATTGACGGTCAATCTTTAAGTACAGAACTAAGTTCTGGTAACTATTTTAGCGAATCAGATGTTATTAACCTGCTACAAGGAATCCTTGAACCCCTTGCCTTTGTTCATCAGCGTCAAATTATCCATCGCGATATTAAACCAGCGAATTTAATGAGACGCCGCCAAGATGGCAAAATTGTTCTGATTGACTTTGGTGCAGTCAAAGAAATAACTGTCACTCAAGTCAATCTTCAAGGATACACAACGCCAACAGTGGCTATTGGGACTGCTGGCTATATGCCGAGCGAACAAACCAAAGGAAGCCCCAGATTAAACAGTGATGTTTATGCTGTAGGAATGATAGGTATCCAAGCCTTGACAGGAATCATGCCCCATAAACTCACTGAAGACCCCGTGACAGGAGAAATTTCCTGGCGTCATCACGCACAAGTCAACCCAATATTGGCAGATATTTTAGATAAAATGGTGCGTTATGATTTCCGACAGCGCTATCAGTCAGCAGAGGAAGCATTACAAGCACTGCAATACCAACAAAATTTTTCCCAAGATGTCTCACCGACTCTCATTCCCACGCGGACGACAGGATTACACGAACTAACTTTGGAGTGGTTTGAAGACGGACAGCGCAGAACTCAAACAATTCTCGAAAATCAATCCACGAAACATTCTGATGTTTTTCGCATTGGACGCGATCCTGCTATGTGTGACCTGGTTTTGTCAGAACCAACAGTATCAAGACTGCACGTAGAAATCTTTTTTAAGACTCACCACAGGTGTTTTTATTTGCGTCCAATGAATCAGAACAACCCACCAGCGATCGATGGACAATTTTTAATAACAGGAGAAGCCTTACTTCATCAAGGTACTATTTTGCGGTTGGGGCAAATGGAATTCCGAATATCAGCAATATCCCTCAACCAGTATCCAGCAGGATATGTACCAAATCAACCTTCATCGCCGAATGTTACACCACAACAACCACTACCCTCAACACGGCGACCCCCCGCCAGCAATCCCCAGCCACCATCAGTTCCAGCTCAATATCGTCAAGAAATTCCTGCTGAACCGCCTCAGGTGCAGCCGTCTTATTCTCCTTCTATGCAGAGTGTACGCCCTCACATAGGACGGAAGTTTTGGCTGAAGTGGCTTTCGATCAATCTTGTCGGCTTTGTGTTGAGTGTTCCAGTTGGGATATTCATTTTCAAATTATTTTTCAACTCCTTACTCACCCGCATAGCATTTGGTTTCATGCTGGGACTATCCCAATGGGTGGCATTGAAAGGAGTTGTGAATAAAGCTTGGTTGTGGGCATTGTTGACTGGTGGGGCTATTACTCTTTTTAGCAGGGTTTTGTTGACTAACTCAGTTATGTTTGATACTTTCTTCGCCTGGTTAATTGTTTTACTTTTAAGTGGGGGCGTACTACTTTGGAGTTTGCGACGCGCAAATTTGTAA
- a CDS encoding HlyD family secretion protein, with protein MENFNSSQQTQPGTALEEQTRLVPLDSSKDAQPASPSRRHLLPKVLLGVLLFTGAVAAGILTYRWWQYGQRYQQTDNAYVSANIHPVTSRVSGIVTQVTVNDNQIVSPGTVLVKIDPREYQASLIQTKASLELAKQQAALAQENVKLIADNNYVPLPVPINSNNQSQPQAMNRQRDINQQQYKTAVAAIAQKEAEVKKAQLHLSYTNIAALVAGKVGQKNVQVGQQVQAGQTLITVVQPNPWIVANFKETQLEKIQPGQKADIRMIAFPGKKFRGTIDSVSPTSFGKVAPFKGENTTSDTTKNSNEQRIPVKILFDPQSLRGHEAKMTPGMSAVVTIDTK; from the coding sequence ATGGAAAATTTCAATTCTTCACAACAGACTCAGCCGGGTACAGCTTTAGAGGAACAAACGCGTCTAGTTCCACTGGACTCAAGTAAGGATGCTCAACCCGCATCACCTTCTCGTCGTCATCTACTACCTAAAGTTCTACTAGGGGTGTTGTTATTTACAGGGGCGGTTGCTGCTGGAATTTTGACATATCGGTGGTGGCAGTACGGTCAAAGATATCAGCAAACAGATAATGCTTATGTTAGTGCTAATATTCACCCCGTGACATCTCGTGTATCGGGTATAGTGACCCAAGTCACGGTCAATGATAATCAAATAGTATCGCCCGGAACTGTGTTGGTGAAGATCGATCCCCGTGAGTATCAAGCATCCTTGATACAGACAAAAGCATCTCTAGAATTAGCTAAACAGCAAGCAGCTTTAGCACAAGAAAATGTCAAACTGATTGCAGATAATAATTATGTACCCTTGCCTGTACCTATAAATAGCAACAACCAATCGCAGCCGCAAGCCATGAATCGACAAAGGGATATAAATCAGCAACAGTATAAAACAGCAGTGGCTGCGATCGCACAAAAAGAAGCGGAGGTGAAGAAAGCACAGCTTCATCTCTCCTATACCAACATAGCTGCCTTAGTCGCTGGTAAAGTTGGTCAAAAAAACGTCCAAGTAGGACAGCAAGTACAAGCAGGGCAAACCCTGATTACAGTCGTACAGCCAAATCCTTGGATTGTAGCGAATTTTAAGGAAACCCAGTTAGAAAAAATACAACCAGGTCAAAAAGCAGATATTAGAATGATTGCTTTTCCCGGTAAGAAATTTCGCGGTACGATAGATAGTGTGTCTCCCACTTCTTTTGGTAAGGTTGCTCCTTTTAAAGGAGAAAATACTACGAGTGACACCACAAAGAATTCAAATGAACAAAGAATTCCTGTAAAAATTCTGTTCGATCCTCAAAGTCTTCGGGGTCATGAGGCTAAAATGACTCCTGGAATGTCAGCTGTTGTCACAATAGATACGAAATAA
- a CDS encoding DUF2993 domain-containing protein has protein sequence MLGGLTGLTDPKGTDWGERMLNTVASQTIRHLFTKSESVEVFVRCYPSSKLLQGSIDSFKMSGRGLLIRKDFAVEDMSFETDAVAIDFSSVLSGKLRLKQPTQAIAQVVLSETGINQAFKAELVTKRLMNLTLPALTALSGGKPVSFPEIQVQLLPENRLRIFAKADLGTEETIPLNIIVTIAVERRRRISFKNPVVELEQIPEAQKEISKTLSLVLVEILDNMVDLDRFDLDGVKMRLNRLETEGQRLIFSGYAEIERIPQKD, from the coding sequence ATGCTAGGCGGACTTACAGGTTTAACAGATCCCAAAGGCACTGACTGGGGTGAGCGCATGCTCAACACCGTAGCCAGCCAAACGATTCGCCACCTGTTTACTAAGAGCGAGTCAGTAGAAGTCTTTGTCCGTTGCTATCCCTCCAGCAAATTGTTACAGGGCAGTATCGACAGCTTCAAAATGAGCGGTCGCGGGTTGCTTATTCGCAAAGACTTTGCCGTTGAAGATATGTCTTTTGAAACTGATGCTGTCGCCATTGACTTTAGCTCTGTTTTAAGTGGCAAATTACGTCTCAAGCAACCAACCCAAGCCATTGCTCAAGTCGTTTTATCAGAAACAGGTATTAACCAAGCTTTTAAAGCAGAATTGGTGACAAAGCGTTTAATGAACCTTACCTTACCAGCATTGACCGCATTGTCTGGGGGTAAGCCAGTTTCGTTTCCTGAAATTCAAGTACAGCTCTTACCTGAAAATCGGTTGCGGATTTTTGCCAAAGCGGATTTAGGTACTGAGGAAACCATACCCTTAAATATCATTGTGACTATCGCTGTTGAACGGCGTCGTCGTATTTCTTTTAAAAACCCTGTAGTAGAACTCGAGCAAATACCGGAAGCTCAAAAGGAAATCTCAAAAACTCTCAGCTTAGTACTAGTAGAAATTTTAGATAATATGGTCGATTTAGATCGGTTTGACCTTGATGGCGTAAAAATGCGTCTAAATCGATTGGAAACTGAAGGTCAACGGCTAATTTTTAGCGGTTATGCTGAAATTGAGCGCATCCCACAAAAGGATTGA
- a CDS encoding DUF2795 domain-containing protein, producing MAKLNPIQVQKHLKGVDYPANREELIKRAQQNGADENAISVLQQIPDREYQAPTEVSEAVGDIV from the coding sequence ATGGCTAAACTTAACCCAATCCAAGTGCAAAAACACTTAAAAGGCGTTGACTATCCTGCTAACAGGGAAGAATTGATTAAACGCGCACAGCAGAACGGTGCTGATGAAAATGCTATTTCTGTATTGCAACAAATCCCAGATCGAGAATATCAAGCACCTACTGAGGTTAGCGAAGCAGTAGGCGACATTGTTTAA
- a CDS encoding 2TM domain-containing protein, producing the protein MPPRWPRKPDRKDPAYRKLDDRMNFAIHVAFFAMCNSGLWFFHNLNSATWEWLSWLTASWFVVLLVHLIYISAIANYSETPPTST; encoded by the coding sequence ATGCCTCCTCGTTGGCCTCGTAAACCCGATCGCAAAGACCCTGCTTACCGAAAATTAGACGATCGCATGAATTTTGCCATTCATGTTGCATTCTTTGCGATGTGTAATTCTGGTTTGTGGTTTTTCCATAACCTCAATTCAGCAACTTGGGAGTGGTTATCTTGGTTAACCGCAAGTTGGTTCGTTGTGTTATTAGTTCATCTAATATATATTTCTGCGATCGCTAATTACTCAGAAACGCCACCAACATCCACCTGA
- a CDS encoding DUF3181 family protein, with amino-acid sequence MAKANTTELLEALAAEIGDNVYIDIAKWHLYLSNAKLHTVVAEQLYSLITANKPVEENDVIRVLESIPVKIGGGKKELPLIDLLPLQCQVNLVDILEKYQREI; translated from the coding sequence ATGGCTAAAGCAAACACCACCGAATTACTAGAAGCCCTAGCTGCGGAAATTGGTGACAACGTTTACATCGATATTGCTAAGTGGCACCTTTATTTATCTAATGCCAAACTTCATACGGTAGTAGCAGAACAACTTTATTCCCTTATTACTGCTAACAAACCTGTGGAAGAAAATGATGTTATCAGAGTTTTAGAATCTATTCCAGTTAAGATTGGTGGCGGTAAAAAGGAACTTCCCCTTATTGATTTACTTCCCCTGCAATGCCAAGTGAATTTAGTTGATATTTTAGAAAAATATCAACGAGAAATTTAA
- a CDS encoding ABA4-like family protein has product MIIAQIFNVANFFVLPFWILMIVLPKWNITKRIMESYIPFVPLAATYLYLFISTITPETAESFSNPQLSNIARLFADEKVTATGWIHFLTLDLFTGRYIYLEGQKTSIWTIHSLILCFFAGPLGLLSHILTDWITKGFFPSDKVEKLSETIS; this is encoded by the coding sequence ATGATAATTGCTCAAATTTTTAACGTTGCTAATTTTTTTGTTTTGCCCTTTTGGATTTTAATGATTGTTTTACCTAAATGGAATATTACAAAAAGGATTATGGAATCCTATATTCCTTTCGTTCCACTAGCAGCAACTTATTTGTATTTATTTATTAGTACTATCACTCCAGAAACTGCTGAATCTTTTTCAAATCCTCAATTGTCAAATATTGCCAGATTATTTGCAGATGAAAAAGTGACTGCTACTGGTTGGATTCATTTTTTAACTTTAGATTTGTTTACGGGGCGCTACATTTATCTAGAAGGACAAAAAACAAGCATTTGGACGATTCACTCTCTGATACTTTGCTTTTTTGCTGGTCCTTTGGGATTGCTATCTCACATTTTGACTGATTGGATTACAAAAGGATTTTTTCCATCGGACAAAGTCGAAAAGCTTTCTGAAACAATTTCTTAA
- the cobW gene encoding cobalamin biosynthesis protein CobW yields the protein MPAKIPVTIITGFLGSGKTTLIRHLLQNNQGRRIAVLVNEFGELGIDGELLKSCQICPETDEVTSVSTSPTTNIFELTNGCLCCTVQEEFLPTMQQLIKRRESIDCILIETSGLALPKPLVKAFRWHEICNAATVDAVITVVDCAAVAAGTFASNPKAVEAQRQADDSLEHETPLQELFEDQLACADLVVLNKTDLLDNQSKASVEQLVQQELPREVKIVESNYGELDPSVLLGFQAGVENDLDNRPSHHDIEEDHNHDDEITSAYLVLDRTFDPQKLLYQLQTLAREQEIYRIKGFVAVPNKSMRLVMQGVGNRFEQFYDRPWKPEEIRRTSLVFIGRDLNPSTIESHLLTVTSHQ from the coding sequence ATGCCAGCAAAAATTCCCGTTACTATCATCACCGGATTTTTAGGTAGTGGTAAAACTACCCTCATTCGCCACCTGTTACAAAATAACCAAGGACGGCGTATTGCTGTGCTAGTCAATGAATTTGGTGAACTTGGTATTGATGGCGAATTATTGAAATCCTGTCAAATTTGCCCTGAAACGGATGAGGTAACTTCCGTTTCAACATCCCCCACCACCAATATTTTTGAATTAACAAATGGCTGCTTGTGCTGTACGGTGCAGGAAGAATTTTTACCTACAATGCAACAGTTAATCAAGCGCCGAGAGAGTATTGATTGTATTTTAATTGAAACTTCCGGTTTAGCATTGCCAAAACCTTTGGTGAAGGCTTTTCGCTGGCACGAAATTTGCAATGCAGCCACAGTGGATGCTGTCATTACAGTGGTAGATTGTGCAGCAGTCGCAGCTGGAACATTTGCTAGCAATCCAAAAGCAGTAGAGGCACAGCGACAAGCAGATGATAGTTTAGAACATGAAACACCACTGCAAGAACTTTTTGAAGATCAACTTGCTTGTGCGGACTTAGTGGTGTTGAATAAAACGGATTTACTGGATAACCAGTCCAAAGCAAGTGTTGAGCAGTTAGTTCAACAAGAATTACCCAGAGAGGTAAAAATTGTTGAGAGCAATTACGGTGAACTTGACCCCTCAGTATTACTAGGATTTCAAGCTGGAGTTGAAAACGACTTAGACAACCGCCCTAGCCACCACGATATAGAAGAAGATCACAACCATGATGACGAAATTACTTCTGCTTACTTGGTTTTAGACCGTACTTTCGATCCACAAAAACTTCTCTATCAGTTACAAACACTAGCAAGAGAGCAAGAAATCTACAGAATTAAAGGATTTGTGGCAGTTCCCAATAAATCTATGCGTTTGGTAATGCAAGGAGTAGGAAATCGGTTCGAGCAATTTTACGATCGCCCTTGGAAACCAGAAGAAATCAGACGAACTAGCCTAGTTTTCATTGGTCGCGATTTGAACCCTTCTACAATAGAATCCCACTTATTAACAGTGACCAGTCACCAGTGA
- a CDS encoding heme oxygenase (biliverdin-producing), whose protein sequence is MSSHLATKLRVGTKKAHTMAENVGFVKCFLKGVVEKNSYRKLVANFYFIYSAIEEEMEKHQNHPIISKINFSELYRKHTLEQDLSYYYGTNWREQIQLSSAGEAYVQRIRELSANEPELLVAHSYTRYLGDLSGGQILKGIAQTAMNLSDGQGTAFYEFDDITDEKAFKAKYRQALDELPIDEATGDRIVDEANAAFGMNMKMFQELEGNLIKAIGQMLFNTLTRRRTRGSTELATAE, encoded by the coding sequence ATGAGCAGTCATTTAGCAACAAAATTGCGTGTAGGAACAAAAAAAGCCCACACGATGGCAGAAAATGTTGGTTTTGTCAAGTGTTTTTTAAAAGGAGTCGTGGAGAAAAACTCCTACCGGAAATTAGTAGCTAACTTCTACTTCATCTACTCAGCAATTGAAGAGGAGATGGAAAAGCACCAGAACCATCCAATTATTTCTAAAATCAATTTTTCAGAGCTTTACCGCAAGCATACCCTAGAGCAAGACCTCAGCTATTACTATGGAACCAACTGGCGGGAGCAAATTCAATTATCTTCAGCAGGTGAAGCCTACGTGCAGCGCATCCGGGAATTATCAGCAAATGAACCGGAATTGTTAGTTGCTCACTCATACACCCGTTACCTTGGAGACTTATCAGGCGGACAAATTCTCAAAGGCATTGCCCAAACAGCAATGAACCTTTCTGACGGACAAGGGACTGCCTTTTATGAATTTGATGATATTACTGATGAGAAGGCATTTAAAGCTAAATACCGTCAGGCTTTAGATGAATTGCCAATAGATGAAGCAACAGGCGATCGCATTGTCGATGAAGCCAACGCAGCCTTTGGCATGAACATGAAAATGTTCCAAGAGTTAGAAGGCAATCTCATCAAAGCCATTGGTCAAATGCTATTCAACACCCTCACACGGCGTCGTACACGCGGTAGCACCGAACTAGCAACTGCTGAATAA